Below is a window of Culturomica massiliensis DNA.
CGGTACTCCCGATAATAAAAATGCCCGTTTGGAACTGCAACAGACGATGGACTTCGCTTTGAATGGAGAACATCTGTTCAGAACAACTTTGTTGAACTGGAATGTATCTTACGCTCAAGCATCGGAAAAGCGTCCGAATGAACGTTATATGGGGTATGTGAAAGAAAAGGTGCAATTTACTCCGGATTTATCCGATTTACGCAAGCCGTATATGGTAGCGAAGAATGAGGCAGATATGCTATTGGGAGCTGCCGCCGGTTATGAATTGGATGAGTTGACGGAGCAACAGGAAGATATCAGGGAAACGGATTTTAAAGGGAGTTTGAATTTAAATGTGCCGGTGCGGATCGGCTATGAGACCGGAAACTTGAAATTCGGAGCCAAAGTGGTGGCTAAAAGCAAAAAGCGGGATTTGGAATTTTATGAATATGAATCACTGAATGAGGATTTTGACCAGGAAAGTTTCAGGCATTTGAAAGATCAGACACGTTCGGATTTTTATGCAGGTAATTATCGGGCCGGAAATTTTGTGACGAAACAATATCTGGGACATTTGGATTTAAATAACGCTTCATTGTTTGAGAAAAAAGAAGTGCCGGATGAGTTGGGAGGAATCTTTAAGGCTAAGGAAACCGTGTCTTCGGGATTCGTTCGCTATGATCAGGATATTACCCGGAGATTAAATGCAACGGTAGGAATACGTTTGGAGAATACCCATTTGAAATACCGTGGTAAAAAATTAGAGATTCCGGCCAAGGGGGAAGGCGGTGATCCGACGCTGACGGATACGCCCGAGATAACGGATAGCTATCTGAATGTATTGCCTTCAGTGTTATTGAAATATGATGCAACGAAATCATTGATATTCCGGTTGTCTTATACCAATACGATCGCTCGCCCGAAATATTATGATTTAGTGCCGCATGTGAGCATTAGCCGTAAGGATGATGAAGTATCCTTGGGAAATCCGGAATTGAAAGCAACTTTGTCTCATAATGTCGATTTCAGTGCGGAATATTTCTTCCCGACTTTCGGCATGGTTTCTGCCGGCGTATATTACAAGCGTATTAATGATTTTATTGTAGATCAACGTTGGATTGATGCAGATTACGAAGGAACACAGTACGGAAAGGTTATCAAACCGGTAAATGCCGGGAAAGCAGATCTGATCGGGGTCGAATTTTCCTGGCAACGTGATTTCGGATTTATAGCACCTGCATTACGTTATTTCGGGTTGTACGCAAATTATACCTATACTCATTCAAAAATTACGGATTTCAGGTTGGAACGGGAAGACAGCGAGGGGAATAAGCTTGAAAATGAAGATTTACCCTTGGCTGGATCGCCCGAACATATTGCCAACGTATCGCTTTATTTTGAACGTAAAGGATTGAATGTGCGCTTGTCTTATAATTTTGCCAGTGATTTTATCGATGAGTTTGGAGGGAATCCTTTTGAAGACCGCTACTATGATAAGGTGAATTATTTGGATTTGAATACCAGTTATACTTTTGCAAAACATTATACCGTATTTGCAGAAGCCAATAATTTACTGAACCAACCGTTGCGTTATTACCAGGGGCGTAAAGACCTGACAGCTCAGGCGGAATATTATGGCGTGAAATTGAATGTAGGATTTAAAGTAAACTTTTAAATAGAAAAAAATGAAGATTATAAAATGGAGTGTTCTATCGGTTGTGTTAACCGTATGGAGTGTGTTGGCGTCGGCGCAGATAGGGCACCTGGAAAAAGAGTTGGACGGACGTTTTAATTTTTATGTGGTGAACGATATGGGACGTAACGGATATTACGATCAAAAACCGATTGCAGAGAAAATGGGAGAGTTGGCAGAGGTAATTGGACCTGAATTTGTTGCTGCTGTAGGTGATGTGCATCATTTTGAGGGAGTTGTGAGTGTAAATGATCCGTTGTGGATGACTAATTATGAATTGATTTATTCACATCCGGAGTTGATGTTGTACTGGTTTCCGGTGTTGGGAAATCACGAATATAACGGGAATACCCAGGCCGTACTCGATTATGCTAAAATCAGTCGTCGCTGGTGTATGGAAGGCCGTTATTATACGAAAGAGTTTACAGTAGATAAGGCAGGAACAACAATTCGTTTGGTGTTTGTCGATACGGCTCCGATGATTGATAAATACCGGAACAATAAAGAAGAGTATCCGGATGCCGGAAAACAGGATATGAACAGGCAATTCGAATGGATTGATTCAGTGTTGACTGTAAATAAGTCAACATGGACGATTGTACTGGGACACCATCCGGTGTATGCAGAAACCGGTAAAGCGGAAGGAGAGCGGTTGGATATGCAGGCACGTTTGAATCCGATATTGAAAAAACACAAAGTTGATATGTATGTGTGTGGACATATCCATAATTTTCAGCATATTCGGCGGGAAGATTCCCCGGTGGATTATATTGTGAATACAGCGGGGGCTTTAAGCCGCAAAGTAAAAGCCATAGAAGGTACTCAATTTTGCAGCGGTGCTACCGGATTTTCGGTATGTTCGGCATCGGATCAGGACCTGCGCCTGTATATGCTGGATAAGGATGGAAATGTACTTTATGTTGTAGAACGGAAAAAGTAAAATCAGATATTGTATTTGTGAATAGCGTCGGAAGGGCTACCGGATTTTCGGTAGCCTCTTTTATTTTTTTGTAACAGGGTAAAAGTATACCAGAGATTTTTTATCTTTACAAACAGTAGAAGATTCCTGTTATGAGCGATTTGAGAATACGTAAAGCAACAATTGTGGACATTCCCGTTATTGCGGCTCTTTTTCAGACTACCTTGAAAAAAGTCAATATTCGGGATTATACGCCGGAACAAATAGAGGCATGGGGGCAGAAAGCAAATGAAAACCGTTGGCGGGAATTGTTTGCGGGTGACTTAGTGTTTATGATGGCGGAAAAAGACGGAGAGCTTGCAGGTTTTACTTCGGTAAATGCAAATGGATATATACATTCTATGTTTGTGGATTACCGGCAACAGCGCCGAGGGGTTGCAACTTTACTGTTACATGAAGCAGAGTTTCTGGCAAAATGTAAAGGTGCTGAAAAGTTGACATCGGAAGTCAGTATTACAGCCCGTCCTTTTTTTGAAAAGCATGGATTTGATGTGGTCCGGGAAAATGTGGTGAATATCGGAGGGGTTGTAATGACCAATTATTCGATGGAGAAACTTCTTTAAAGGAGAGATTTTTATATGGATTATTTAGCAGATAGGAAAATTTGTTCGAAAAATATGGCAGATTTGGCATGTTGTGATGTGAAAATCAGGAAAACGCAGAAAACGGATATGGAGTCGGTTATGAAACTTTATGACCGGT
It encodes the following:
- a CDS encoding TonB-dependent receptor, which gives rise to MKLMKLFSILVMTGILNVVCLLAMGQEGNGVLRGRISDETKQTLPGATIYIDELKNGVVSDVNGFYIFSKIPVGKYHLTVSYVGYETVTLEISVKAGQTIEKDVVLKGDRQQLEEVEVGGTFQGYQRAVNYQKSSQNLRNVVSADQVGRFPDANIGDAMKRISGINVQYDQGEARFGQIRGTSPDFSSVTVNGNRLPSAEGDIRNVQLDLIPADMIQTIVVNKVVTADMDADAIGGSVNLVTKSAPAKRILNASVGTGWNFISERMQVNAALTYGDNFWNNKLGMILSASYQNSPIGSDNIEFVWKEDDGNVYLEESQVRQYFVQRERQSYSASLGYRFNLNHRIDFKGIYNRRKDWENRFRQSIKDINEEGLAKKVVFQTKGGTPDNKNARLELQQTMDFALNGEHLFRTTLLNWNVSYAQASEKRPNERYMGYVKEKVQFTPDLSDLRKPYMVAKNEADMLLGAAAGYELDELTEQQEDIRETDFKGSLNLNVPVRIGYETGNLKFGAKVVAKSKKRDLEFYEYESLNEDFDQESFRHLKDQTRSDFYAGNYRAGNFVTKQYLGHLDLNNASLFEKKEVPDELGGIFKAKETVSSGFVRYDQDITRRLNATVGIRLENTHLKYRGKKLEIPAKGEGGDPTLTDTPEITDSYLNVLPSVLLKYDATKSLIFRLSYTNTIARPKYYDLVPHVSISRKDDEVSLGNPELKATLSHNVDFSAEYFFPTFGMVSAGVYYKRINDFIVDQRWIDADYEGTQYGKVIKPVNAGKADLIGVEFSWQRDFGFIAPALRYFGLYANYTYTHSKITDFRLEREDSEGNKLENEDLPLAGSPEHIANVSLYFERKGLNVRLSYNFASDFIDEFGGNPFEDRYYDKVNYLDLNTSYTFAKHYTVFAEANNLLNQPLRYYQGRKDLTAQAEYYGVKLNVGFKVNF
- a CDS encoding metallophosphoesterase produces the protein MKIIKWSVLSVVLTVWSVLASAQIGHLEKELDGRFNFYVVNDMGRNGYYDQKPIAEKMGELAEVIGPEFVAAVGDVHHFEGVVSVNDPLWMTNYELIYSHPELMLYWFPVLGNHEYNGNTQAVLDYAKISRRWCMEGRYYTKEFTVDKAGTTIRLVFVDTAPMIDKYRNNKEEYPDAGKQDMNRQFEWIDSVLTVNKSTWTIVLGHHPVYAETGKAEGERLDMQARLNPILKKHKVDMYVCGHIHNFQHIRREDSPVDYIVNTAGALSRKVKAIEGTQFCSGATGFSVCSASDQDLRLYMLDKDGNVLYVVERKK
- a CDS encoding GNAT family N-acetyltransferase; the encoded protein is MSDLRIRKATIVDIPVIAALFQTTLKKVNIRDYTPEQIEAWGQKANENRWRELFAGDLVFMMAEKDGELAGFTSVNANGYIHSMFVDYRQQRRGVATLLLHEAEFLAKCKGAEKLTSEVSITARPFFEKHGFDVVRENVVNIGGVVMTNYSMEKLL